The Leptospira sp. WS60.C2 genome includes the window GTTAAGTTGAATGTCATAATTTTGAATCCAACTGTTGACGGGACCGTCTCTTGGTTTAGAGAGACCAGGACAAGAATTGTCATGATAATGATTGTTAGATTAGTTAGAACAAACAGATAGGTTGGTTTACTTACAAAATTTAAATCAACCAAGATATCAGCAAAAGCTAAACAAAGAATACCAATGATGGCAAAGATGAATCCACCTGTTGCTCTTTTTTTAGAACCTTCTAGTTTCGTGTATTTTATGGCAAGGGCCAGAAGGGTGTTGACTAAGATGAGACACAACGCAATCGCAATGGAAAGAATGGATAATTGGATGATGGTATTTTCTGAAGTTTGTATTGGGACGTAAAATTCCATTTTTGGATCGAACTGAATGTCCCGAAAAAAGAAACCAAGACCATTGTAAATCACAGCAACGATGGCAAGTGTAGTTTGGACTTTGGAACTCCAATGATGCCATCTTGGAAACAAATCCTTTTGGAAACGAAATGCTAAATCCGAGGTAGAAAGACCTAAGATTAAGATGGCTGGGTTCTTGAGAAAAACAAATACATACGCAGTGAAATGGTGGAGGAATGAATTACAAATCGACCAGGCGACAGACCAGTAAAACAAACTGAGGAGAGGAATCAGTAGTCCTCTAAAACTAGGGGTTAGTTCCCCTTTTCTCGAGCGAAAGTAGAAATAAGCAATCCCACTCACCAAGCTGAGTCCAAAATAAAAAAAGCTGTATAGGTTGAGAGTTGGGACCAAGCCTCTCCAGAAATTTGGGAAAAGATTCTTTCGGCAAGCATTTCCCATTTGTCCCTTTTTTTCGTTGTGCGTCGCACAAATTTCCTCTTGTCACTACAGCAGAACGCTGGAAACTGGCCTTATTGTGCATTGCACAAAAAGGAGACAGGTTGTCACCATGCGAAAAAAAGGAAGTTTCATTCAAAAATTGGCTCATTTGGGCTTAGTTTTTGTATTTTTATTTGAATCTTACGGAAAGATCAACCCTTCCGGATACAAGGCAAACCAGGAAACACCATTGGTAAAATTGGAATTCTTGGTGGCAAAACAAAGACCAAGTCTCTCCATAAAGGAGCGCAAAAACTTAGTCCTTGTGATCGAACGAGCTTCTTACCACTTACAATTTCCGAAACGAATGAGTTATGGAGGCAGTGGCGCCATCGATAAATTGGGATTTTTGGTAGGAGTGATTCAAACAGAATCCCAATTCCATACACATGCAAAATCTAACAAAGGAGCTCTTGGACTTTTGCAAGTGATGCCAGAAACAGCCAAATGGCTTGCGAAAAAAGAAGGGATTCCCTTCCGTTCAGAGAAAGATCTCTATGAACCAGAGACGAATTTAATACTAGGTGTTCTTTATTTAAATTACCTTTTGGAACGCACAGAATCACTCGAAGCGACATTGTTAGCTTATAATGCAGGACTTGCTGGATACAAACGATTTGGTGGCGTTCCTTCTTATTCACGAACAGTTTACAAATACTATGAGGAATGGAAACAGATGGTTGCTCCATCTGAAATTCCAGTTTCTGAATCTTTAGCGAGTCTCTTTTCCATTTAAATTTTACTTTACATCGTTTTAAAACCTACAAGGCTCTTATCCGTTTTATAAAAGAAAAGGAAGGGAGCGTATGGATTTATTTCGTAGATACGGATTGTATCTAACTATTGTTATACTGGTATTGGTGGGTTTGATCTTTTATTTTGTGAATGATGGTTTTGGTACAGACCAGGAAGCAAAAGAGAAAGCCAAACAAGAAAGAATGGCAAGAAGTTCTGATCCAACGCAAGGAAACGAGTCTGGTGGTGATGGAGGGGAAGGTGGAGATGGAATTCCAGATGATGGTGCGACACCTGAATATATATTAGAAAAGTACCTCGAATGGGCAGAATATCCGCCATTCTCAAGACCAATGTCAATCCTCAATCATGATCTTGCGTTTCCTTTCATTATTGAAACCTCTCCAGATTATACGATTGATGCAAAAACGAACGAACCCACTGGTTATGTATGTTTATTCCAACCAAAAACATGGGCCGTCATTGGTAATAAGGATATGATGTATGTGACACTGGAGTGCCGAGATAAAGCACGTAACCGAGTGAAGGTGTCCATTGATTCTCACCAAGTGTTTAAAGAATGGGAAGGACAAAGATTCGGTGTTGTCAGTGCGTCTGTGAATGATAGTGGAACTGACGGAGACCAAACAAGAGGGGATAACATTCACACGTTTTCTTGGAAACCTCAAAAAGGGGACTGGGGGCAAATGTCTCTAGTCGCAGAAATCACTTATGGTCCTGAAAATTTAAAAACAACTTTAACTTCTAGTTTTTTTTCCAGTCCTTCTATCCCTGCAGAGTTTAATGGAGTTTTTTCTGATTCCTTACAAGATGGATCTTTGATTGTGAGAGCCGTAGTCAATGTTTACAAAAAAGGAAAGTATCATTTAGAAGCTAATTTAAAAGACGAAAAAAATGGGGAATACATCGCCTATGCTGTGTATGATGGAGATCTTGTATCTGGCTCAAATGAGGTGGAATTTACTTTCTTTGGGAAAATTTTACGAGACAAGGACCTAGATGGTCCCTATATTGCAACTTCCTTTCGTGGTCACAGAGTGAATTTGCCAATTGATCCTGATTGGTTTAACCAAGGTGCAGAAGGCCTTCGTAAAATCCAAGCAGCAAAAACAACAGAACCAGATCGTGAGCTTGTAGTTCCTTATAAAGATGAATACAAAACCAGATACTACAAAGTAGAATCCTTCTCGAATGCCGCATGGGACTCTGCGGACAAACAAAATAGAATCCGTCAAATCAAGGCATTGCAGTAAACGAACATGTTACACAAAATCAAAATATTCATTAAAAAGAGACCGTTTATTAGTCTCTTACTCCTTTTCATTCTTTCGCTTCCAGTAACGTTACATTTTCTGTTTTGGGGACTTGTTGCTTTGAAGGCTCCGAGATACGAAGGTGAAATCCGCTCTGAGAAATTAACAGCGAAGGCCACAGTGATTCGAGATTCCGTTGGGATTCCTCATATTGTGGGTGAAGATGCAAAGTCCGCTTACTTCGCATTAGGTTTTACAATGGCACAAGATCGTATTTTCCAGATGGAGTTGCAAAGACGCATTGGAAAAGGGGAACTCACTGAAATTTTTGGAGAAAAACTAATCCCTTCAGATCAGTTTTTGAAATCTTTATTATTAAAACAATCTGCTGAAGTCTATGCAAATAAGGCGCAGCACGTATACCCTGAGGCTTGGGAACAACTAGATTGGTTTCTGGAAGGAGTGAATCATTTCCTCGTAACAGAACCACTTCCAATCGAATACACAATTCTTGGAATCCAACCCAGGCCATTTGACAGAGTGGATGCAATTTCTTTCTTATTCTACATGGGATTTTCCTTCGCTGAAGGAATCAAATCTGATAGTTTGTATTCCATCATGGAATCGGAGTTAGCGGGTAGAGTTGCTGGAGAGTTGTTTCCGAGATACGATTTCGAACCTAACGCTTCCATTTTGGAATCCCAGCCAGGTGTGAAAAAACTAGCACTCAATACAAAGAAAAATTTCCGATTGGATTCGAAGCCAACGAGTCTTGATTCGACTCAAACGCAAAAATTAAGTGCAAACCATAGAGAAGCAAAGAAAGACATTACCAATTTAAAACAATTGGTTGATTTTGTAAGCGCTCTTCAATTACCGATTGAACCTTTAGAGGGAAGTAATTCTTGGCTTGTGGGACCGAGTCGCTCGGCAAGCGGTGGAGCCGTTCTTGCAAATGATCCGCATATTGCTTTGTCCAATCCAGGTGCTTGGTATGAAGCTTACATTGAATACCCTGGGTATGAAAATTATGGGTATTTTTTGTCCATCATCCCTTTTCCGCTCATCGCTCATAACCGTGACAAAGCATGGGGACTTACCATGCTCGAACAGGATGATGTGAATTTGTATTTTGAGACCATTGAGAATGGAAAATACAAATCAGGTTCTACTTGGAAAGATTTAACCTATTATAAAGATGAAATCAAAAAGAAAGATGGAACAACCATTCCATTAGAAGTAGCCATCACAAACCACGGACCTATCATCACCGAACACATCAAAGGTTACAAGGGAAGACCCGTCAGCTTGTATTGGGCACACCATCATTTAGAAAATCCCTTGTTAGACGTATTGTTTAAGATGGGAAAAGCCAAGTCATTCCAAGAGTTGGATGCGGCATCTTCGATGATTGGCGCACCTGGACTTAATTTTAGTTATGCGGATAAAAATGGAAACATTGCCTATTATGCAGTGGGAAGATTCCCTATTTTAAAATCAGGTAACCCGAGAAAAATTTTGGAAGGTTCCACTGGAGAAAATGATGTCATTGGATATCTTCCTACAAAAGACAATCCAAAGATCATCAATCCGAAAAATGGAATCATTGTGACAGCAAATAACCTTGTAACCGCTGGGAAATTGCCAGGTGTAGGCAAACCAGAAGGGAACTGGCAACCCCCAGATCGTTTTCAAAGGTTAGTTGGGATTTTTGAAACCCAAGAAAAATGGAGCCTTGAGGAACTTGCGGCGATTCAAAATGATTCAGTTTCTTCGTTTGCACCAGAATACTTGGAAATCCTTTTTTCTTCTGTGAAAGATTCGAAGTCAGTAAGTGGTAAAAAAGTTCTAGAGATTTTAAAGAATTGGAATTTTGAACATTTTCCAGAGTCCCAAGGTGCAGCGGTGTATGATGTGTTTTTCTACATCACCATGAAGGAACTTCTCATTGATGAAATGGGTCCAGAACATTTTGAGTTATACGGAGATATCGCTGAATATTGGAATGCGTATAGAAGATTTCTTCGTAATGCAAGCTCTCCATACTGGGATGATTTGCGCACGGTTGGTGTTCTTGAAACCAGAGAGGATATCCTAAAACGCTCTGTCGAAGAAACGGCGCGGTATTTGGAAAAACATGTGTCTGCCTCTCCGAGTCTTTGGAAGTGGAAATATTTGTATAAAATTAAACACCCTCATCCACTGGGAGTTTTACCGTTGATAGGTGGTATATTTAATATTGGTCCTATGCCAAGTGCTGGTGGGGCTGAGGTAGTCAACAATCTGAAATACAAATTGATGAAGGAAGACTGGACCGCAACAGCAGGACCTTCCAAACGTCGGGTGATTGATTACGGAAGATTTGAAGAATCAGTGACGCAACTCCCAATTGGGAACAGTGGGAATTTAGGGAGTCCATTTTACGGTAACTTGGTGGAGGATTACGTGAATGGAATCCATCGAAAGATTCTTTACTCCAAAGACCAAGTAGGTGCTGGAAAGTATCGTTTGGAATTCCAACCGAAATAGGTGATTTTTCCCTACCCAAGTGGTAGGGATTTCATTTTTCTTCTCTGCCCGTTTTCAAATTGGTCGATCCTTAAAGCAGATGGTTCGACTGGTTTTATTTCCACTATTCTTTGTTTCGTATCTTTGGGCACAGTCACCACAAGATCGAATGGCTTTTGCCTTTCGAAGCCAAACCTCACTTGATCCACTCCGTATGATTGTTGTAGGTGAGGTGGTTGGCATTGAAAAAGCCAGCTTTTACGAAGTAGATAAACTTTCACAAGAATTGGAAGTGGACACAAGGCCCGATACTGTGACGATC containing:
- a CDS encoding lytic transglycosylase domain-containing protein; amino-acid sequence: MRKKGSFIQKLAHLGLVFVFLFESYGKINPSGYKANQETPLVKLEFLVAKQRPSLSIKERKNLVLVIERASYHLQFPKRMSYGGSGAIDKLGFLVGVIQTESQFHTHAKSNKGALGLLQVMPETAKWLAKKEGIPFRSEKDLYEPETNLILGVLYLNYLLERTESLEATLLAYNAGLAGYKRFGGVPSYSRTVYKYYEEWKQMVAPSEIPVSESLASLFSI
- a CDS encoding penicillin acylase family protein encodes the protein MLHKIKIFIKKRPFISLLLLFILSLPVTLHFLFWGLVALKAPRYEGEIRSEKLTAKATVIRDSVGIPHIVGEDAKSAYFALGFTMAQDRIFQMELQRRIGKGELTEIFGEKLIPSDQFLKSLLLKQSAEVYANKAQHVYPEAWEQLDWFLEGVNHFLVTEPLPIEYTILGIQPRPFDRVDAISFLFYMGFSFAEGIKSDSLYSIMESELAGRVAGELFPRYDFEPNASILESQPGVKKLALNTKKNFRLDSKPTSLDSTQTQKLSANHREAKKDITNLKQLVDFVSALQLPIEPLEGSNSWLVGPSRSASGGAVLANDPHIALSNPGAWYEAYIEYPGYENYGYFLSIIPFPLIAHNRDKAWGLTMLEQDDVNLYFETIENGKYKSGSTWKDLTYYKDEIKKKDGTTIPLEVAITNHGPIITEHIKGYKGRPVSLYWAHHHLENPLLDVLFKMGKAKSFQELDAASSMIGAPGLNFSYADKNGNIAYYAVGRFPILKSGNPRKILEGSTGENDVIGYLPTKDNPKIINPKNGIIVTANNLVTAGKLPGVGKPEGNWQPPDRFQRLVGIFETQEKWSLEELAAIQNDSVSSFAPEYLEILFSSVKDSKSVSGKKVLEILKNWNFEHFPESQGAAVYDVFFYITMKELLIDEMGPEHFELYGDIAEYWNAYRRFLRNASSPYWDDLRTVGVLETREDILKRSVEETARYLEKHVSASPSLWKWKYLYKIKHPHPLGVLPLIGGIFNIGPMPSAGGAEVVNNLKYKLMKEDWTATAGPSKRRVIDYGRFEESVTQLPIGNSGNLGSPFYGNLVEDYVNGIHRKILYSKDQVGAGKYRLEFQPK